A single window of Salvia splendens isolate huo1 chromosome 6, SspV2, whole genome shotgun sequence DNA harbors:
- the LOC121808095 gene encoding pentatricopeptide repeat-containing protein At4g21190-like isoform X2 has protein sequence MLSLRHSVASISSIGLQSVEFGKNRYPCLVEYAAKGPRPRYPRVWKTKKRIGTISKSVKLVECIKGLSNVKEEVYGALDSFIAWELEFPLITVKKALKSLENEKEWKRIIQVTKWMLSKGQGITMGSYYTLLNALAEDGRLEEAEELWQTLFSRNIESMPHMFFEKMVSIYYHREMHEKMFEIFADMEELGIRPSVAIVTMVGDVFKKLNMLDKYEKLNRKYPPPKWEYQYIKGKRVKIRSKYADDQTESKSEVNSSAIEANSDAVELHENAEVSSDNCNEETNLYLPQTTLED, from the exons ATGCTCAGTTTGAGGCATTCTGTTGCAAGTATCAGCAGTATTGGACTGCAGTCAGTTGAATTTGGGAAGAATAGGTATCCATGTCTGGTG GAATACGCCGCTAAAGGTCCTCGGCCAAGGTATCCTCGCGTATGGAAAACCAAAAAAAGGATAGGTACCATTTCAAAGTCCGTAAAGCTTGTTGAATGT ATCAAGGGATTATCAAATGTGAAAGAGGAAGTGTATGGtgctcttgattccttcatcgCCTGGGAACTAGAATTTCCCTTGATCACTGTGAAGAAAGCTTTAAAAAGTCTCGAGAATGAGAAGGAGTGGAAGAGGATAATTCAGGTGACAAAATGGATGCTAAGCAAAGGGCAAGGAATAACTATGGGGAGCTATTACACTTTACTGAATGCTTTGGCTGAGGATGGAAGGCTCGAGGAGGCTGAAGAACTATGGCAAACGTTGTTTAGTCGCAACATCGAAAGTATGCCACACATGTTCTTTGAGAAGATGGTTTCCATCTACTATCACAGAGAAATGCATGAGAAGATGTTTGAG ATATTTGCTGACATGGAAGAGCTTGGTATCAGGCCAAGCGTGGCAATTGTGACGATGGTGGGGGATGTTTTCAAGAAACTCAACATGCTGGACAAATACGAGAAATTGAACAGGAAGTATCCTCCACCAAAGTGGGAATACCAATATATTAAAGGTAAGCGTGTCAAGATAAGAAGCAAATATGCTGATGATCAAACTGAaagcaagagtgaagtgaatAGCTCTGCAATAGAAGCTAATAGTGATGCAGTTGAGCTGCATGAGAATGCAGAGGTTAGTAGTGATAATTGCAATGAGGAAACTAACTTGTATCTACCTCAAACAACCCTTGAAGATTGA
- the LOC121806529 gene encoding nuclear/nucleolar GTPase 2-like has product MAKKKERSVNVSGKPKHSLDVNRDNNKGKSSSNGRSAATVRRLKMYNTRPVRNAGGKILKHDLQSKELPSTRIMPDRRWFGNTRVVNQKELEYFREELQTRLSSSYNVLLKERKLPMSLLNDHQKQARVHLLDTQPFSDTFGPKTKRKKPKLLASDYESLVKRADGSQDEFGEKHGASTSTEGDEDGFRDLVRHTMFEKGQSKRIWGELYKVIDSSDVVVQVLDARDPQGTRCYHLEKHLKANCKHKHMVLLLNKCDLVPAWATKGWLRVLSKEYPTLAFHASVNKSFGKGSLLAVLRQFSRLKSDKQAISVGFVGYPNVGKSSVINTLRTKNVCKVAPIPGETKVWQYITLTKRIFLIDCPGVVYQSSDSETDIVLKGVVRVTNLEDAAEHIGEVLKRVKKEHLFRAYRIKDWEDDNDFLIQLCKLTGKLLKGGEPDYMTAAKMILHDWQRGKIPFFIPPPKEDDQASDDLETKAEADTIADDKEAAARKGIDAVISSQKIDTLVIQKDLFSEQELTGAMSES; this is encoded by the exons ATGGCAAAGAAGAAGGAGAGGTCCGTCAATGTTTCCGGGAAGCCGAAGCACTCGCTCGATGTAAACCGAGATAACAACAAAGGCAAATCTAGTAGCAATGGACGGAGCGCCGCCACCGTGCGCCGGCTCAAGATGTACAACACGCGCCCCGTCCGCAACGCTGGCGGAAAGATCCTCAAGCATGACCTCCAGTCGAAGGAATTGCCGTCTACTCGGATTATGCCTGATCGTCGCTGGTTCG GCAACACACGTGTTGTAAATCAGAAAGAGCTTGAATACTTCCGTGAGGAGCTTCAGACTCGTCTTTCAAGCAGCTATAATGTCCTTTTGAAGGAAAGGAAGCTACCCATGTCCCTCTTGAACGATCATCAAAAG CAAGCAAGAGTCCATCTCCTTGACACACAACCTTTTAGTGATACTTTTGGTCCTAAGACGAAGAGGAAGAAGCCCAAACTTCTGGCGTCTGATTATGAGTCATTAGTCAAGAGGGCTGATGGTTCTCAAG ATGAATTTGGAGAGAAACATGGTGCTAGCACATCCACTGAAGGGGATGAAGATGGGTTCAGGGATCTCGTACGCCACACAATGTTTGAGAAAGGTCAGAGTAAGCGTATATGGGGAGAGCTCTACAAAGTGATTGATTCTTCAGATGTGGTTGTCCAG GTATTAGATGCCAGGGACCCACAAGGTACACGGTGCTACCATTTAGAGAAGCATTTAAAGGCCAATTGCAAGCATAAGCACATGGTTCTTCTACTAAATAAG TGTGATTTGGTTCCTGCCTGGGCTACCAAAGGATGGCTTCGGGTACTGTCTAAGGAATACCCTACGCTGGCTTTTCATGCAAGCGTAAACAAGTCATTTGGAAAG GGTTCTCTTCTGGCTGTATTAAGACAATTCTCCCGTCTTAAAAGTGACAAGCAAGCTATATCTGTTGGATTTGTTGGATATCCCAATGTTGGGAAGTCGTCAGTTATCAACACTTTGCGTACAAAGAAT GTTTGTAAAGTTGCACCGATTCCAGGGGAGACGAAAGTATGGCAATATATAACACTCACAAAGAGAATCTTTCTGATTGATTGCCCTGGAGTTGTTTATCAGAGTAGTGACTCTGAGACTGATATCGTCTTAAAGGGTGTG GTACGCGTGACAAATTTGGAGGATGCTGCCGAGCATATTGGTGAAGTTCTGAAACGTGTCAAAAAGGAGCATCTATTCAGAGCTTATAGGATAAAAGACTG GGAGGATGACAACGATTTCCTCATTCAGCTATGCAAGTTGACTGGTAAACTTCTAAAG GGAGGTGAACCTGATTATATGACTGCTGCGAAGATGATCCTTCACGATTGGCAAAGGGGCAAAATACCGTTTTTCATTCCACCACCTAAGGAAGATGATCAAGCATCAGATGACCTTGAGACCAAAGCTGAGGCTGACACCATTGCTGATGACAAGGAGGCGGCCGCCAGAAAGGGAATTGATGCAGTTATTTCATCCCAGAAAATAGATACACTTGTAATTCAAAAGGATCTCTTCAGTGAGCAGGAGTTGACTGGAGCTATGTCGGAGTCATAG
- the LOC121808095 gene encoding pentatricopeptide repeat-containing protein At4g21190-like isoform X1, whose amino-acid sequence MISFMLFFFYSVQLLMNILYIVSCRMLSLRHSVASISSIGLQSVEFGKNRYPCLVEYAAKGPRPRYPRVWKTKKRIGTISKSVKLVECIKGLSNVKEEVYGALDSFIAWELEFPLITVKKALKSLENEKEWKRIIQVTKWMLSKGQGITMGSYYTLLNALAEDGRLEEAEELWQTLFSRNIESMPHMFFEKMVSIYYHREMHEKMFEIFADMEELGIRPSVAIVTMVGDVFKKLNMLDKYEKLNRKYPPPKWEYQYIKGKRVKIRSKYADDQTESKSEVNSSAIEANSDAVELHENAEVSSDNCNEETNLYLPQTTLED is encoded by the exons ATGATTTCTTTTAtgctattttttttctattccgTTCAATTACTTATGAATATACTGTATATTGTTAGTTGTAGGATGCTCAGTTTGAGGCATTCTGTTGCAAGTATCAGCAGTATTGGACTGCAGTCAGTTGAATTTGGGAAGAATAGGTATCCATGTCTGGTG GAATACGCCGCTAAAGGTCCTCGGCCAAGGTATCCTCGCGTATGGAAAACCAAAAAAAGGATAGGTACCATTTCAAAGTCCGTAAAGCTTGTTGAATGT ATCAAGGGATTATCAAATGTGAAAGAGGAAGTGTATGGtgctcttgattccttcatcgCCTGGGAACTAGAATTTCCCTTGATCACTGTGAAGAAAGCTTTAAAAAGTCTCGAGAATGAGAAGGAGTGGAAGAGGATAATTCAGGTGACAAAATGGATGCTAAGCAAAGGGCAAGGAATAACTATGGGGAGCTATTACACTTTACTGAATGCTTTGGCTGAGGATGGAAGGCTCGAGGAGGCTGAAGAACTATGGCAAACGTTGTTTAGTCGCAACATCGAAAGTATGCCACACATGTTCTTTGAGAAGATGGTTTCCATCTACTATCACAGAGAAATGCATGAGAAGATGTTTGAG ATATTTGCTGACATGGAAGAGCTTGGTATCAGGCCAAGCGTGGCAATTGTGACGATGGTGGGGGATGTTTTCAAGAAACTCAACATGCTGGACAAATACGAGAAATTGAACAGGAAGTATCCTCCACCAAAGTGGGAATACCAATATATTAAAGGTAAGCGTGTCAAGATAAGAAGCAAATATGCTGATGATCAAACTGAaagcaagagtgaagtgaatAGCTCTGCAATAGAAGCTAATAGTGATGCAGTTGAGCTGCATGAGAATGCAGAGGTTAGTAGTGATAATTGCAATGAGGAAACTAACTTGTATCTACCTCAAACAACCCTTGAAGATTGA
- the LOC121808737 gene encoding uncharacterized protein LOC121808737, whose translation MAENNEIPPPVVRFGDTLRSGIEYPGECAYANDNVNIPPHYISLVNGGNLFHGRDDEDPVSHLNAFYELTNSHRPPNVEHHRIKRALFPFSLREKARAWYDSLPGYNIATFQELKSLFLVEYNSPMKIEKLREEITSFRQKYDESFAEAWKRFTDLIRKCPSHGLAPGHDLLKFYKGLNSEGTRLVTAGSNGNLDDLTHDEVRALFQRLANNQRNWHNPRRGADRAGDTFGATKEAERVTAIEAQLADISTQMSSMTKAVKSLQLTPQPQAVTVMRCGLCQGGHHTDQCPSLQGPPMEDVNYIGNNRQGFNQGNQYNNQQNWRPQQTGWNQAGPSNNSGNQWRNNTQPPGYEKKPSVEDQLGQILSFMNKSQKENENFKEKTVEKFGQMEATMRNLETQIGQLATASHTRIPNTIPSNTVPNPRGNEQCKVVTLRSGRELDSTPLMDGQEQAASGSKEHGEESDASEKCSAEEKGKKIVEMESKKKMLTSPALDPKSKFNFPDHIPPPPYPTKRKKRVPKEKSFEWMMNVIRKVNVDVSLVDLFTNFPKFSKFFKDMMANKEKLQDEGIVALSMNCSQLISGMMPMKKRDPGSCVIPCEIGNTIFTKCLLDQGSGISLMALKTARAIGLEDRMEPIDIALQLADHSIVKPTGIVEDVLVKVDKFVIPVDFIVLDMPEDKEVPILFGRPFLATGDVLLGAKDN comes from the exons ATGGCTGAGAACAATGAGATTCCACCACCCGTGGTGAGGTTTGGCGACACTCTGAGATCGGGAATTGAGTACCCAGGGGAGTGTGCCTACGCAAATGACAACGtcaacattccacctcactacatCAGTTTGGTAAATGGAGGAAATCTTTTTCATGGACGGGATGATGAAGATCCGGTGAGCCATTTGAATGCCTTCTACGAGCTGACAAATTCTCATAGACCTCCAAATGTGGAGCATCATCGGATTAAGAGAGCCttatttccattctcattgAGGGAGAAGGCAAGAGCGTGGTATGACTCATTACCGGGCTACAACATAGCAACATTCCAAGAGTTGAAGTCGTTGTTTCTTGTGGAATACAACTCTccaatgaagattgagaagttgagagaggagatcaccTCATTCCGACAGAAGTATGATGAGTCCTTCGCGGAGGCATGGAAGAGATTCACAGATTTGATAAGGAAATGCCCAAGTCATGGactagctccggggcatgaccttttGAAGTTCTACAAGGGACTCAACAGTGAAGGCACGAGATTGGTGACTGCAGGTTCGAATGGGAACCTAGATGATCTAACTCACGATGAGGTGAGGGCCTTGTTTCAAAGGTTGGCCAACAATCAAAGGAATTGGCACAATCCAAGGAGAGGAGCTGATAGAGCAGGAGATACGTTTGGTGCTACAAAGGAGGCGGAAAGAGTGACCGCAATTGAGGCTCAACTGGCAGACATCAGCACCCAAATGTCATCAATGACAAAGGCAGTTAAGTCTCTTCAATTGACTCCTCAACCCCAAGCTGTGACTGTGATGAGATGTGGATTGTGTCAAGGAGggcatcatactgatcagtgcCCAAGTCTTCAAGGACCACCAATGGAGGATGTGAACTACATTGGTAACAATCGACAAGGGTTCAACCAAGGCAACCAATACAACAATCAGCAGAATTGGAGGCCTCAACAAACGGGTTGGAATCAAGCTGGTCCTAGCAACAACTCGGGTAATCAATGGAGGAACAATACTCAACCCccgggttatgagaagaagccatcAGTCGAGGATCAGTTGGGACAGATTCTCTCTTTTATGAAtaagagtcaaaaggagaatgaGAATTTCAAGGAAAAAACAGTGGAAAAGTTTGGACAGATGGAGGCTACAATGAGGAATCTCGAGACTCAGATTGGACAGCTTGCCACGGCATCACACACGAGGATTCCTAACACCATCCCAAGTAATACTGTACCCAATCCGAGAGGTAATGAACAGTGCAAAGTAGTGACTTTGAGAAGTGGTAGAGAGTTGGATTCAACACCATTAATGGACGgccaag aacaggctgcatcCGGCAGCAAGGAACATGGTGAAGAATCCGATGCAAGTGAAAAGTGTTCAGCAGAAGAGAAGGGTAAGAAGATAGTGGAAATGGAGTCAAAGAAAAAGATGTTGACAAGTCCAGCACTAGATCCGAAAAGCAAGTTCAACTTCCCCGATCATATTCCTCCTCCACCATATCCaaccaagaggaagaagagggtccCCAAAGAGAAAAGCTTTGAGTGGATGATGAACGTGATCCGGAAAGTGAATGTGGATGTATCATTGGTGGACCTCTTCACTAATTTCCCCAAGTTCTCCAAGTTTTTCAAGGATATGATGGCAAACAAGGAGAAATTGCAAGATGAGGGGATAGTGGCCttgagcatgaattgctcaCAACTGATTTCGGGAATGATGCCAATGAAGAAGAGGGATCCGGGAAGTTGTGTGATTCCTTGTGAGATCGGTAACACAATCTTCACGAAATGCTTATTAGATCAAGGATCGGGGATCTCACTGATGGCTTTAAAAACTGCTAGAGCCATTGGATTAGAGGACAGAATGGAGCCCATCGACATTGCTCTACAATTGGCTGATCATTCCATCGTGAAGCCCACTGGAATAGTAGAGGATGTCTTGGTCAAAGTCGACAAATTTGTCATCCCCGTTGACTTCATAGTCTTGGACATGCCCGAGGACAAAGAGGTACCAATTCTGTTTGGTAGACCATTTCTCGCCACGGGAGATGTGTTGCTTGGAGCAAAGGACAACTAA